The Campylobacter sp. CN_NE2 genome contains a region encoding:
- the dapB gene encoding 4-hydroxy-tetrahydrodipicolinate reductase: MINIGIHGGSGKMGTMIYECLKGNSEAKVSAIWTFEELSYTPSCVVTEDFDEFFNNCDVVIDFTIRQGALNLLNYAKNHPKPICMGTTGLGEDGMALLKECSEKMPILYATNMSLGVAVLNKLVALASKALREFDCEIVEMHHKHKKDAPSGTALTLAQSAATARDLDLKNVRVSGRDGLIGERSKDEIAVMALRGGDIVGRHTVGFYNDGEYIELNHTATSRATFAKGAIKAGIWVSKQKNGLYDINDCLGI; the protein is encoded by the coding sequence ATGATAAATATCGGAATTCACGGCGGAAGCGGTAAAATGGGGACTATGATTTACGAGTGCTTGAAAGGAAATAGCGAAGCAAAAGTAAGTGCGATTTGGACTTTTGAAGAGCTTAGTTATACGCCTAGTTGCGTTGTTACCGAAGATTTTGATGAATTTTTTAACAATTGTGATGTCGTGATTGATTTTACCATAAGACAAGGGGCGTTAAATTTGCTAAATTACGCAAAAAACCACCCAAAACCGATTTGTATGGGAACGACCGGTTTAGGTGAAGACGGCATGGCGCTTTTAAAAGAGTGTAGCGAAAAAATGCCTATACTTTATGCCACAAATATGAGCCTTGGGGTTGCCGTTTTAAACAAACTTGTAGCCCTAGCTTCAAAGGCTTTGCGTGAATTTGATTGTGAGATTGTAGAAATGCACCACAAACACAAAAAAGACGCTCCAAGCGGAACAGCTTTGACACTAGCCCAAAGTGCAGCTACTGCAAGAGATTTAGACTTAAAAAATGTCAGAGTAAGTGGCAGAGACGGACTAATCGGAGAGCGAAGCAAAGATGAAATCGCCGTTATGGCACTTCGCGGTGGCGATATAGTCGGTCGCCACACGGTGGGTTTTTATAATGACGGAGAATATATCGAGCTAAATCACACTGCTACAAGTCGAGCTACTTTCGCAAAAGGTGCGATAAAAGCAGGAATTTGGGTAAGCAAACAAAAAAACGGCTTATACGATATAAATGATTGTTTAGGAATTTAA